TACAAAGGATCTCAGAGGAGAATTTAAAACTTCGTGAAACACAGCAGGCCATCCAAGCTGATCTTAAACGAATTGAGACCGCCAAAGATGAGCTGATCCAGCTTTTAGACAGAGCCTGTAGTCTGCAAAAGCCTTTATCTATGTCAAACACCCGTTCTGATTATCCATCAGTTAAATTCCACGATGAAGCATATGCAGATGATGAAGACTGGCCAGAGCCTCCTCCACCCATTTCATACGATGAGCCAGAAAATATCAATCAGTGCGGCAGGCAAAGGATTAAGAGCATTACAAGAGCCACACCAACAATCACTCCTAGACTCACTTCTGTTGAAAAGACTAGGGATTTCGGCTATCCAAGTTCATATGATAACCAGTTTAGGTATGGCCAGTATCCTGCCCGACAGATAGGTCCTCCAAATGCACATGAACAACCAGGAAGTCTTTATCCTGAACAACACAGGACAGTTTCCTATAATGTGTCACCTCCCATGGCATCTGTGGATCTGACAGAGAAATATTACAAAGGTCCCTCGCCCACCATTCCTTACTTCTGCACCAAAGACCCAAGTGAGTTTGCTCGATTAAAAATAGCCTTGGAAAATCTTCTGCCACCTGATAGTACTGAGATGTTCAAATATCAAGTACTGGTTGACCACTTGAAATTAGAAGATGCTTGTCTAATAGCAGACTCCTTCTTGCACTCCCCTACACCTTATCGAGACACCATGTTGGCCCTGAATGAGCGGTTCGGTCAGCCTCACCAAGTAGCATTAAGACGGATTGCCACTATTCTTGATTCACCTGATATAAGCCGCAATGACCCTTCAGCCTTTGAGAAGTTCTCTCTTCAAGTGCAGTCTCTAGTTGGGCTGCTTAAGACTTTAGGCCAGGCAGGGAGCGTAGAGTTGTATTGTGGGTCGCATGTTGCACGCCTTCTCATTAAGTTGCCACCTGAAAGACGGGCTGATTTCCGCCGCCACATGTTACATCGGCCTGGGGTGACATACTCCTTGGTAGATCTGGCAGAATGGCTGAAATATGAGTCTTGGTGCCAAAGCTATGATGATCAAACTGCCAAGGGAGAAAGCAGAGCCAAACGAGAGTTCCGAGTAGCTCCACGAGCACGCCAAACCACTGCCACAATACTGACTGGGTCTGGAAATAGTGTTGATGTGAGAGCCACTGCAAATTCTCCTGCCAAGGTTGATGAGAAAGCTAAAGGTAGGCCCATGGTATATTGCTCTTACTGTCAGAACTCTGAACATGCTTTCAGTCAGTGCCCTCAAATTCCGACCCTCACCAAAGATCAACTCTCAGAGTGGATACGATCCAATAGGAGATGCTGGCGTTGTGGTCTTGCCCATCAGGCTGCCCATTGTGGTCTAAAGAAACCATGTCCACTTTGTCAAAGGAAGCATCTACGAATCCTCCATGAAGTAAATGAGAGGCCTGTCACAGTGTCATCCAAAACCGAGGCTTGCCTAGTTAGTTCAGCGACACAGACACTTTACCTGAACAAACCAGTCAGCAGTAATAAAGTTTTGCTCAAGATTGTCAGAGTACTCCTACATCATGGCAGTTGCACATTAGACACATTTGCAATCCTTGATGACGGTTCTGAGCGTACCATGCTTCTGCCAGACGAAAACGAAAACTTGGCTTGAGAGGTACTGAAGAAAGCTTAGCTCTGAGAACAATCCGTCATGATGTGCAAACCCTTGAAGGGGCTTCAGTCTCATTCCACATTTCTCCATACTACAATCTAAAGAAGCGATATCTGATATCCAGAGCCTTTACTGCACCACAGCTTGATCTCATTGACCACTCGTACCCAATAGCTAAGCTGCAAAGGCAGTACAAACACTTGGCTGGACTACCATTGCAGTGCTTTGAAAAGGCCAAACCTCTCATCCTTGTTGGCGCAGATCAAACTCACATGATCACACCAATTGAGCCGGTAAGACTTGGTCCACCTGGTGGCCCCGCTGCAATAAGAACCAGACTAGGCTGGACACTGCAGGGCCCTACCAGTCTGTTAGAGCAGCGACTCAAGCCAAAGGAGTGTCTCCACATATCCCTTCCTCTTAGCACCACAGAATTGTGCAAGAATGTTAATAGGCTGTGGCAAGTGGATGTTTTCCCCTTTTCGGAATGAAACGGAGTGCACAAGGTCAAAGCAGGACCAAAGGGCCATCGAACTGCTGGAAGCCAAAACAATTCGCATAAAGGTGGATGGAATACGCCGGTATGCAACACCCTTGTTACGTAAAGGTGACATGCCCCATCTTCACGCCACTATGGAAGCAGTCATGCCACGCCTACGAAGTACTGAGAGGAAACTTGCCAGAGACCCGCAACAAGCTGATGCCTATTCCTCCGAAATCCAGAAATTGGTTCAGTCAGGAGCAATCAGAAAGCTCAGTCCAGAAGAAAGAGAAGGAGGTGGTGAGTGCTGGTTTATTCCACATCACATGGATGCACCATAATGGCAAGAATCGTGTGGTGTTTGATTGCTCATTTCAGTTTAATGGTCTCAGCTTAAATGATTCACTCCTCGCTGGCCACATCTTGGGTTCATCTCTCCTTGGGGTCTTACTCAGATTCCGTGAGCATACAGTTGCCATCAGTGCGGATATCCGGGGCATGTTCCACCAGGTCCGCCTTCTTCCTGAAGATAGATCACTTCTTCGGTTTATCTGGCGTGACTCCAGGGAAAAGGGCACCCCTGATGTCTTTGAATGGCAGGTTCTGCCATTTGGGACAACGTGCAGCCCCTGCTGTGCAACCTTTGCCTTACAGCAGCATGTAAGAGACCATAGCCAACCGGGTGATGATGTAAGGTTCTCCATAGAACGATGCTTTTATGTTGACAATTGCTTGCAGAGCTTGACATCACCAGAGGAGGCTAAGCAATTGGTTGATAAGCTGAGAGGTCTGTTAGCTGAAGGAGGCTTTGAATTGAGGCAATGGGCCAGCAATATTCCAGCTGTCATTAACCATCTTCCACCTGAAGCAAGATCGGATGGGTTTGAACTCTGGCTAGCCCATGAAAAGACTGATGTCCAAGAGTCCACATTGGGCCTTAGCTGGAATTGCCCAGCAGATGTTCTGACTTACCGTCACCGGCCCCATCGATCATGGGGCTCCAACCATGAGgattatttataaagttttagcCAGTCAGTATGACCCCTTAGGATATATCCTCCCGTATACTACAAGGGCTAAGGTACTGGTCCAACAACTTTGGAACAAGCAGCACAGCTGGGATGATACTCAACTTCCCCAAGCCTTGGTTCAGAGCTGGAATGAATGGGAAAGTCAGCTGCAGTTTCTTCACGAAATCAGTTTCCCAAGATCATATGTACCAGCTTCAGTAGATCAGACAAGATCTATTATAGACCTTCACGTGTTCAGTGATGCTTCAGAGAGCGCATATGGAGCAGTCGCCTACCTGCGCACTGAAGATCAGCAGGGTAAGATCCATCTGTCATTCGTATTGGCACGTTCTAGAGTAGCACCTAAAAGAGTCCTGTCAATACCCCGCTTGGAGCTCTGTGCTGCGGTAATTGGTGCACAGCTTAAAACCCAGTTGCAGAAGGAATTAACATTGCCACTTCGCCACACAGTTCTCTGGACAGACTCTACTACAGTGCTGTCTTGGATTCAGTCAGAGTCTTGCCATTTCAAGGTTTTCGTCGGTACCAGAGTGGCTGAAATCCATGAGCTTACCAACACCACCGCTTGGCGATACATGGATTCAGCTCAAAATCCAGCGGATGACCTTACAAGAGGAAAGACTCTAAAAGACCTTGCTAAGCCAAACAGATGGAGCCATGGGCCCCCATTCCTGCTCCTTTCCTCAGAGAACTGGCCAGCAAACCCTACAGAGTGCCCCGAGATTGACAAGTCTGAGTTCAAGAAATCCGCATTCTGTGGAGTTGTAGCTGTAAACGGACAATTTGGCAGTGAGTACAAGACCTGGACAGAGCTGGTGAAGGCCATTGCACAGGAGCTACATGGGGCGGCTGGAGAGTCAGGAGAACCTACAGCAAACACTTACCAAACAGCAGAGACATTCATACTCCAGAAGGTGCAAAGTGAGAGTTTTCCTGAAGAATTACAACGGTTGAGATCAGGCAAACCTCTTCAACACAATAGCCGCTTACTTACCTTAACTCCAGAATATGACACATCAACCAATCTAATCCGGGTTGGAGGTAGGTTACGACATGCAGAAACCTTAGATCCTGCCCTGAAACATCCAATCGTACTAGATTCTAGACATCCAGCCGTGAAATTGCTTCTTCAAGATTTTGATGAAAGACTCTGCCATCCAGGCCCTGATCGGGTGTTTGCAGAAATAAGGAGAAAATACTGGGTGTTAAGAGGAAGAGCAGCCATCCGCATCTTACAGCATGCCTGTACAGAATGTCAAAAAGACTCAGAGCCAAACCTACCTTTCCCAAAATGGCAGACCTTCCTGTGGCACGCTTACGCCTCTACAAACCAGCCTTCCATTCCACCGGTATGGATTGCTTCGGCCCTTTCCTTGTAAAGATTGGTCGACGAGTAGAAAAGAGGTGGGGAATCCTCTACAAGTGTCTTACCACACGAGCCGTGCACGTGGACCTGCTTAATAGCTTGGACACAGATTCATTTCTGATGTCGCTACGTAGGTTTATTGCTCGAAGAGGTTCCCCAGTAGAATTACTGTCAGACCAAGGAACAAATTTTCGAGGTGGTGAACGGGAACTGTGCGAGGCATTCCAGGCCATGTCACCTGATCTCCAGCGAAAACTCGCACCACAAAAGATAGCATTCCATTTCAAACCCCCTGCAGCACCACACTTTGGGGGAGTGTGGGAAAGGGAGATAAGATCCATTAAAATGGCACTATCTACAACTATTGGGGACCAAACAGTACCAGAGGAAGTACTCAGGACTGTTCTGATCGAAGTAGAGAACATCCTTAACTCCAAACCCCTCGGGTATGTGTCTTGCAATGTGGCTGATCCTGATCCAGTAACACCCAACCTTCTTCTCACAGGGAGGCTAGACAACTCCCTACCTACAGTCATATACCCTAAAGAAGAGGGATTGAGTCGTCGCCGTTGGAGACACTCTCAAGTGTTAGCTGACCACTTCTGGTCCTCTTTTATCCGCCATTACCTTCCGAACTTGCAAGTCAGACAGAAATGGCAACATACATTCCCTAATATGACCACAGGCACAATAGTCATGATAATGGATCCTCATCAGCCCAGAGCCCATTGGCCAATTAGAAAGGTAGTCCAGGTGCACCTCAGTCAAGATTCGCAAGTGAGATCAGTGGATGTCCAAGTTCAAGGGAAGGTTTATACTAGACCTGTAGCTCGACTTGTGGCTCTACCCCCCATTCCTGAAGATGATACAGAGGAGACCAATACCCCAACGCAGCAGCAGTGACACACATGCAACCTTCTCAAGTGTCAAATTGAACACAATTTTGGGGCGGCTGTACAAACGGCTTGCATGCATGACCCTTTTAAGACGTGTTGCCCCTTTAAGATGTGTTGCCCTTTTAAGTCTTATCGCCATTTTACCATTGCGCAGCAAAGTTGAAGAGAAGAGACATTAGCTGATCCAATACAAGCATAATATGTGTGCGTGCATCCTAAAAGTGAGTTGTTCTTGGTAAATTATGTTTAGTATTGAGATTAAGTTATAATCTTGCAGGCATTTGCAGATATGATAATTATTTTCGATAGATTGTGCGTGCATAACCAGCGTTTGTTTACAAGCACGTTATGTATATCTGCCGTGATATTTTACAATTGCTTTATCTCTACTGTTCTCATGTTCTACATTGAGATAGATTGTCTTTAGTTAATCTGTCTGCTGTAAATTGCAAGTATAAGTGTGTTAATGAGGATTATGTGGTAAAATTACCTATTCAGATGCTAATATGCCAATCCATTGAGCTGTAGCATTTCACTTATATTCTGTAATTTTGCTAGTAATGTTAATTTAATGCTGTATTATTCAcctttttgtatttgttatttttatacagaCCACACCTGTTATATGAGACAATATGCATTATGCAATATGCAAAATGCATTTTGTAGGATTTGGAATGCGAGTTATCAAAAGACTGTGGAAGGGATCACTTGCACTGGTAGGCCGGTCAGAGCCCAGGAACTCAGTCAACAACAGTTCTTTCTTTGAGGACTTTACTTTCCCATTTAGCATATAACAGGTGTGGtctgtataaaaataacaaatacaaaaaggTGAATAATACAGCATTAAATTAACATTACTAgcaatattactgaatataagtGAAATGCTACAGCTCAATGGATTGGCATATTAGCATCTGAATAGGTAATTTTACCACATAATCCTCATTAACACACTTATACTTGCAATTTACAGCAGACAGATTAACTAAAGACAATCTATCTCAATGTAGAACATGAGAACAGTAGAGATAAAGCAATTGTAAAATATCACGGCAGATATACATAACGTGCTTGTAAACAAACGCTGGTTATGCACGCACAATCTATCGAAAATAATTATCATATCTGCAAATGCCTGCAAGATTATAACTTAATCTCAATACTAAACATAATTTACCAAGAACAACTCACTTTTAGGATGCACGCACACATATTAGGCTTGTATTGGATCGGCTAATGTCTCTTCTCTTCAACTTTGCTGCGCAATGGTAAAATGGCGATAAGACTTAAAAGGGCAACACATCTTAAAGGGGCAACACGTCTTAAAAGGGTCATGCATGCAAGCCGTTTGTACAGCTTCCATTTCTTCAGCAATCCCTTTGGGACAGGCTAGTGCAGTAACTGTAACATCGGGCATATTTTATAGCATTAAACACATATTTATACCGACTTCATcaggctccgaaaattcttcacaaataacacaaagaatggccttctcagctgccatatgttcaacgcatcaccgtttctgtttaaaaaatgttgtgcaacttttgtcggggctgaacgcagcccaggTTGTAAAATTGTAACACCAATTCCACCAATCATGAATAAGCTAGGAGCCCTAtgataattttcttatttatccACTTCCTCTCAGATCGTAAATAAATAGTTGTCAAGGCTGTAAATAGGAACTTGcagattaaacaaaaaaatgaccaaaactatattttgtttagtacttatgcgataaaaatatataatttacatacatctatgcatttagcagaccacttgagctacaggaacacattgctacattatttctctcaactgtgttattttaatatatactgtttacaaagtaggacaaaatggtcacaaagaaaaccaaatatcatttaattaaataatataatgaatacagataCAGACTGATGACTGTCTCAGCACCccaaagtcgctttggataatgGTGTCTGCTAAatccattaatttatttattttatttataattgtaataaaattacctttacacaaACTATGATTATCTCTTTGTATCCATTTTACCCTTAAgtgataatattttttaaacctgtATCAAGTAAATACAGTGTATGCCATGTTATATTTGATATACTGTTTGAGTATGTGGCCAAtgttattgtttccaccaaacattttacatacactCACTCTGCTGGGTTGtttccatatttgacccaaagttgggttgaaaacaacccagcattttttagagtatactcttgaagatttctttaggtttGTCTCAGACCCAATTTCTCTGGTCTCTGTCATGACTCGGACACAACCCTCTCTGAACTCAGTCTTGACTTGGAGTTGAACCTCTCTGTACTCAGTCTTGTCTACAACACTGATAAATCCGATTTCTAATATGTTCGattccgagtcaataccgagtcaaaatgcacacaagtccatgacaagaccaagACCATTAAAAGCAGTCTCGGGACAGAGTTCAAGACCGAGTCAAAGTCTCTAGGACTCAAAACTgctattttcttttatgtaaaggtTATGTTTACATTCTCCTATTTGATCATTCTAGTTGTCACCTTTAGTTAGGCctatagaccccttttgcgcggacgtcacaggtacgtcacggcgctagctggaggcaaaacaaacggaaaactggaggcggctaatacaaaccaacacagggtcagctactcaaggagcttaaaatgtcgtcttgttgtgttgttggttgccagaatcgacggagaacattttatatacattgttgtgattaattgtgaccggaatttaagaacatggtaagaaagaataaatacagaaagtttattattaatttgcagtcttcagaatttttatttctagaaaatatt
This genomic stretch from Carassius gibelio isolate Cgi1373 ecotype wild population from Czech Republic chromosome B21, carGib1.2-hapl.c, whole genome shotgun sequence harbors:
- the LOC127985458 gene encoding uncharacterized protein LOC127985458, encoding MSASSETVNPSVRTKRRPAYLQDYEVDFQSFHKTVLPVSTREQPVESSDDDYSSPLVGASAAKLKRAHGLPTFSSPSRLTVRDKHCDHPRLLQQHISSPAYQSSPQYPNRQLQSEYGAEFVPLGDEGDRYQSDRSDASSLKLQRISEENLKLRETQQAIQADLKRIETAKDELIQLLDRACSLQKPLSMSNTRSDYPSVKFHDEAYADDEDWPEPPPPISYDEPENINQCGRQRIKSITRATPTITPRLTSVEKTRDFGYPSSYDNQFRYGQYPARQIGPPNAHEQPGSLYPEQHRTVSYNVSPPMASVDLTEKYYKGPSPTIPYFCTKDPSEFARLKIALENLLPPDSTEMFKYQVLVDHLKLEDACLIADSFLHSPTPYRDTMLALNERFGQPHQVALRRIATILDSPDISRNDPSAFEKFSLQVQSLVGLLKTLGQAGSVELYCGSHVARLLIKLPPERRADFRRHMLHRPGVTYSLVDLAEWLKYESWCQSYDDQTAKGESRAKREFRVAPRARQTTATILTGSGNSVDVRATANSPAKVDEKAKGRPMVYCSYCQNSEHAFSQCPQIPTLTKDQLSEWIRSNRRCWRCGLAHQAAHCGLKKPCPLCQRKHLRILHEVNERPVTVSSKTEACLVSSATQTLYLNKPVSSNKVLLKIVRVLLHHGSCTLDTFAILDDGSERTMLLPDENENLA